One window of Burkholderia thailandensis E264 genomic DNA carries:
- the cobA gene encoding uroporphyrinogen-III C-methyltransferase: MGKVYLIGAGPGAADLITVRGARLLAEADVVLHDALIEPAMLDYARRARRIAVGKRCGQRSTAQHFINKQIVDAAREHAVVVRLKGGDPMLFGRADEEMRALEAAGIDYEVVPGITAALASAAALKRSLTLRGVARSVAFATKSRAPGSDEIREQVNADSLVYYMGRDSAPGIAQQLINAGRAGATPVAIVEACSTPRERMLTLTLAEMAAGAAQAWLDPAQPSLLMIGDAFAERAPQLADEASRDEPNRRGMRNAA, from the coding sequence ATGGGTAAGGTGTATCTGATCGGCGCGGGGCCGGGCGCGGCGGACCTCATCACGGTGCGCGGCGCGCGCCTGCTCGCCGAAGCCGACGTCGTGCTGCACGATGCGCTCATCGAGCCCGCGATGCTCGACTACGCACGGCGCGCGCGCAGGATCGCGGTCGGCAAGCGTTGCGGGCAGCGCTCGACCGCGCAGCACTTCATCAACAAGCAGATCGTCGACGCGGCGCGCGAACACGCGGTCGTCGTGCGGCTGAAGGGGGGCGATCCGATGCTGTTCGGCCGCGCGGACGAGGAAATGCGTGCGCTCGAAGCGGCCGGGATCGATTACGAAGTCGTGCCGGGCATCACTGCGGCGCTCGCGAGCGCCGCGGCGCTCAAGCGCTCGCTGACGCTGCGCGGCGTCGCGCGCAGCGTCGCGTTCGCGACGAAGAGCCGCGCGCCCGGCAGCGACGAGATTCGCGAGCAGGTGAACGCGGATTCGCTCGTCTACTACATGGGCCGCGACAGCGCGCCCGGAATCGCGCAGCAACTGATCAACGCGGGCCGCGCGGGCGCGACGCCCGTGGCGATCGTCGAGGCGTGCAGCACGCCGCGCGAGCGCATGCTCACGCTCACGCTCGCCGAAATGGCGGCGGGGGCGGCGCAGGCGTGGCTCGATCCGGCGCAGCCGAGCCTGCTGATGATCGGCGACGCGTTCGCCGAGCGTGCGCCGCAGCTTGCGGACGAGGCGTCGCGCGACGAACCGAACAGGCGAGGGATGCGCAACGCGGCTTGA
- a CDS encoding sirohydrochlorin chelatase produces MNRHGIVLFGHGARDARWAEPFERLAAKLRAARGADASVALAFLELMQPSLVEATAALAAQGCDVITVIPVFFGEGGHVRRDLPQLIDACRAAYPAIDIRCATAVGEDDAVLDAIVAYCMRTSAPPAH; encoded by the coding sequence ATGAATCGACACGGAATCGTCCTTTTCGGCCACGGCGCGCGCGACGCGCGCTGGGCCGAGCCGTTCGAGCGCCTCGCGGCGAAGCTGCGCGCGGCGCGCGGCGCCGATGCGAGCGTCGCGCTCGCGTTTCTCGAATTGATGCAGCCGTCACTCGTCGAGGCGACGGCCGCACTCGCCGCGCAAGGCTGCGACGTGATCACCGTGATTCCGGTGTTCTTCGGCGAGGGCGGCCACGTTCGACGCGACCTGCCGCAACTGATCGACGCGTGCCGCGCCGCGTATCCGGCCATCGACATTCGCTGCGCGACCGCGGTCGGCGAGGACGATGCGGTGCTCGATGCGATCGTCGCGTACTGCATGCGCACGAGCGCGCCCCCCGCGCATTGA
- the lptG gene encoding LPS export ABC transporter permease LptG, which yields MRLYEKYFARQIYVTFIFVLFAFSGLFFFFDLISELNSVGHGNYKFGYAVLRVALQAPSRFYEIIPVAALISAIYVFAQMAANSEFTIFRVSGLATNQALRSLVKIGVPIVIATYLIGEFIGPYSDQLSERVRLEALGSSVSTNFASGVWVKDTLTARDNGEPVTRFVNVGTLSPDSTISDVRIYEFDSKFNLQNVRIAKSGRYQPPGHWLLTDVTDTQLTNLAGNGATAPNDTLNPVYRAQQVTLPQYSLRSDLTPQILSVLLVSPERMSLFNLFRYIQHLKENQQDTQRYDIALWRKLLYPFAVFVMLVLSLPFAYLHTRAGVVGVKVFGGIMLGMSFQLFNTLFSHIGTLNTWPAPLTAALPGCIYLALGLFALKWVDRH from the coding sequence ATGCGTCTCTACGAGAAGTACTTCGCGCGGCAGATCTACGTCACGTTCATCTTCGTGCTGTTCGCGTTCTCAGGGCTGTTCTTCTTCTTCGATCTGATCAGCGAGCTGAACTCGGTCGGCCACGGCAACTACAAGTTCGGCTACGCGGTGCTGCGCGTCGCGCTGCAGGCGCCGTCGCGCTTCTATGAGATCATTCCGGTCGCCGCGCTGATCAGCGCGATCTACGTATTCGCGCAGATGGCCGCGAACTCGGAATTCACGATCTTCCGCGTGTCCGGCCTCGCGACGAACCAGGCGCTGCGCTCGCTCGTGAAGATCGGCGTGCCGATCGTCATCGCGACCTACCTGATCGGCGAATTCATCGGCCCGTACTCGGATCAGTTGTCCGAGCGCGTGCGGCTCGAGGCGCTCGGCTCGTCGGTGTCGACAAACTTCGCATCGGGCGTCTGGGTGAAGGACACGCTGACCGCGCGCGACAACGGCGAGCCCGTCACACGCTTCGTCAACGTCGGCACGCTGTCGCCCGACTCGACGATCAGCGACGTGCGCATCTACGAATTCGATTCCAAATTCAACCTGCAGAACGTGCGGATCGCGAAGAGCGGCCGCTATCAGCCGCCCGGCCACTGGCTGCTGACCGACGTCACCGACACGCAGCTCACGAACCTCGCGGGCAACGGCGCGACGGCGCCCAACGATACGCTCAACCCCGTGTATCGCGCGCAACAGGTCACGCTGCCGCAGTATTCGCTGCGCTCGGACCTGACGCCGCAGATCCTGTCGGTGCTGCTCGTGTCGCCCGAGCGGATGTCGCTTTTCAATCTGTTCCGCTACATCCAGCACCTGAAGGAGAACCAGCAGGACACGCAGCGCTACGACATCGCGCTGTGGCGCAAGCTGCTGTATCCGTTCGCGGTGTTCGTGATGCTCGTGCTGTCGCTGCCGTTCGCGTATCTGCATACCCGCGCGGGCGTCGTCGGCGTGAAGGTGTTCGGCGGGATCATGCTCGGCATGAGCTTTCAGCTCTTCAACACGCTGTTCTCGCACATCGGCACGCTGAACACGTGGCCCGCGCCGCTCACCGCCGCGCTGCCCGGCTGCATCTATCTCGCGCTCGGCCTCTTCGCGCTGAAGTGGGTCGATCGGCACTGA
- the lptF gene encoding LPS export ABC transporter permease LptF: MIFERSLQRELAYTAGAVFMVLLTIMLTSMMIRIVGYAASGEVNPKDVLVLIGLTVIGYLAMILVGTLFVSILFVLTRWYKDSEMVVWLASGVSLTRLIKPIGVFATPIVILIAFFAFVGWPWSNQQSKLIKARFQQRDEVSLLAPGQFRESAANHRVFFIEKMSPDQAKVQNVFVTTTEHGKVNVVVSQTGHTETMKNGDRFIVLENGRRYDGVPGQPNFKIMEFERYGVKIQSKQVVSQPTTTGTSTPDLLRNPTNQNLAEFAWRAGLPLIAINLMILAIPLAYQNPRRGRTVNLVMAVLIYLTYSNLLNVVQSQMERGKIPFGLGLIGLHAIIAGVVAFLFWLRVRNRPLFSRAAFGRSQGA; encoded by the coding sequence ATGATCTTCGAACGCTCCCTCCAGCGCGAGCTTGCGTATACCGCCGGCGCCGTCTTCATGGTGCTGCTCACGATCATGCTGACGTCGATGATGATCCGCATCGTCGGCTACGCCGCGTCCGGCGAGGTGAATCCGAAGGACGTGCTGGTCCTGATCGGCCTCACCGTGATCGGCTATCTCGCGATGATCCTCGTCGGCACGCTGTTCGTGTCGATCCTGTTCGTGCTCACGCGCTGGTACAAGGATTCCGAGATGGTCGTCTGGCTCGCGTCCGGCGTGAGCCTCACGCGGCTCATCAAGCCGATCGGCGTGTTCGCGACGCCGATCGTGATCCTGATCGCCTTCTTCGCGTTCGTCGGCTGGCCGTGGTCGAACCAGCAGAGCAAGCTCATCAAGGCGCGCTTCCAGCAGCGCGACGAGGTGTCGCTCCTCGCGCCCGGCCAGTTCCGCGAGTCCGCGGCGAACCACCGCGTGTTCTTCATCGAGAAGATGTCGCCCGACCAGGCGAAGGTGCAGAACGTGTTTGTCACGACGACCGAGCACGGCAAGGTGAACGTCGTCGTGTCGCAGACGGGCCACACCGAGACGATGAAGAACGGCGACCGCTTCATCGTGCTCGAGAACGGCCGCCGCTACGACGGCGTGCCCGGCCAGCCGAACTTCAAGATCATGGAGTTCGAGCGCTACGGCGTGAAGATCCAGAGCAAGCAGGTCGTCAGCCAGCCGACGACCACCGGCACGTCGACGCCCGATCTGCTGCGCAACCCGACCAACCAGAACCTCGCCGAATTCGCGTGGCGCGCCGGGCTGCCGCTCATCGCGATCAACCTGATGATCCTCGCGATCCCGCTCGCCTATCAGAACCCGCGCCGCGGGCGGACCGTGAACCTCGTGATGGCCGTGCTGATCTACCTCACCTATTCGAATCTGCTGAACGTCGTCCAGTCGCAAATGGAGCGGGGCAAGATTCCGTTCGGCCTCGGGCTCATCGGGCTGCACGCGATCATCGCCGGAGTCGTCGCGTTCCTGTTCTGGCTGCGCGTGCGCAACCGGCCCCTCTTCTCGCGCGCCGCGTTCGGCCGCTCGCAGGGGGCCTGA
- a CDS encoding leucyl aminopeptidase, with translation MDFSIKGCDWSKGSAKGFLTGKSDCIVLGVFEAQTLSGAALDIDEAAKGLVSRVIKAGDIDGKLGKTLFLHEVSGIGASRVLLVGLGKQDAFSQKAYNDAVKAAWRALLGTKVVQVTFTLAQLPVPERASDWGVRAAILALRNETYKFTQMKSKPDASAPALKRIVFSVDPADEKAAKIAAKQAVALANGMDLTRDLGNLPGNVCTPTYLANTAKKLAKDWGLKADVLGLKQIQALKMSSFLSVAKGSVEPPQFIVLHYQGAAAKAAPVVLVGKGITFDSGGISLKPGEGMDEMKYDMCGAGSVLGTIRAVAEMGLKINVVAIVPTCENMPAGNANKPGDIVTSMKGLTIEVLNTDAEGRLILCDALTYAERFKPAAVIDVATLTGACIIALGHHNTGLFSKDDALAGELLDASREAGDPAWRLPLDDEYQDQLKSNFADLANIGGRPAGSVTAACFLSRFAENYPWAHLDIAGTAWKSGAAKGATGRPVPLLAQFLIDRAGA, from the coding sequence ATGGACTTTAGCATAAAAGGCTGTGATTGGAGCAAAGGCTCGGCGAAGGGTTTCCTGACGGGGAAATCGGACTGCATCGTGCTGGGCGTGTTCGAGGCGCAAACCTTGTCCGGCGCGGCGCTCGACATCGACGAAGCGGCGAAGGGCCTCGTCTCGCGCGTGATCAAGGCGGGCGACATCGACGGCAAGCTCGGCAAGACCTTGTTTTTGCACGAGGTTTCGGGAATCGGCGCGTCGCGCGTGCTGCTCGTCGGCCTGGGCAAGCAGGATGCTTTCAGCCAGAAAGCCTACAACGACGCGGTGAAGGCCGCCTGGCGCGCGCTGCTCGGCACGAAAGTGGTCCAGGTCACCTTCACGCTCGCGCAGTTGCCCGTGCCCGAGCGCGCGTCCGACTGGGGCGTGCGCGCGGCGATTCTCGCGCTGCGCAATGAGACGTACAAGTTCACGCAGATGAAGAGCAAGCCGGACGCGAGCGCGCCGGCGCTCAAGCGCATCGTGTTCAGCGTCGATCCGGCCGACGAGAAGGCAGCGAAGATCGCCGCGAAGCAGGCGGTCGCGCTCGCGAACGGGATGGACCTCACGCGCGACCTCGGCAATCTGCCGGGCAACGTCTGCACGCCGACCTACCTCGCGAACACCGCGAAGAAGCTCGCGAAGGACTGGGGCCTGAAAGCCGACGTGCTCGGCCTCAAGCAGATCCAGGCGCTCAAGATGAGCTCGTTCCTGTCGGTGGCGAAGGGCTCGGTCGAGCCGCCGCAGTTCATCGTGCTGCACTATCAGGGCGCGGCTGCGAAGGCGGCGCCCGTCGTGCTCGTCGGCAAGGGCATCACGTTCGACTCGGGCGGCATTTCGCTGAAGCCGGGCGAGGGCATGGACGAGATGAAGTACGACATGTGCGGCGCGGGCTCGGTGCTCGGCACGATCCGCGCGGTCGCCGAAATGGGCCTGAAGATCAATGTCGTCGCGATCGTGCCGACCTGCGAGAACATGCCGGCCGGCAACGCGAACAAGCCGGGCGATATCGTCACGAGCATGAAGGGCCTGACGATCGAGGTGCTCAACACCGACGCGGAAGGCCGTCTCATCCTGTGCGACGCGCTCACGTACGCGGAGCGCTTCAAGCCGGCCGCGGTGATCGACGTCGCGACGCTGACGGGCGCGTGCATCATCGCGCTCGGCCATCACAACACCGGCCTCTTCTCGAAGGACGACGCGCTCGCGGGCGAACTGCTCGACGCGTCGCGCGAGGCGGGCGACCCGGCGTGGCGCCTGCCGCTCGACGACGAGTATCAGGATCAGCTGAAGTCGAACTTCGCGGATCTCGCGAACATCGGCGGACGCCCGGCCGGCAGCGTGACGGCCGCGTGCTTCCTGTCGCGCTTCGCGGAAAACTATCCGTGGGCGCACCTCGACATCGCGGGCACCGCGTGGAAGAGTGGCGCGGCGAAGGGGGCGACGGGCCGTCCCGTGCCGCTTCTCGCGCAATTCCTGATCGACCGCGCCGGCGCGTGA
- a CDS encoding DNA polymerase III subunit chi, whose translation MTRIDFHTNVGDSLAYACRLLRKAYQAGQPVVVCAEPARLRALDERLWTFSPLDFIPHCAVDNAHAASTPIVLTADLERAPHHGILLNLGAQVPAQFARFERLLEVVGNAPDELAAGRDRYRFYRDRGYALNNHKQGG comes from the coding sequence ATGACGCGGATCGATTTCCATACGAACGTCGGCGATTCGCTCGCATACGCGTGCCGGCTGCTGCGCAAGGCGTATCAGGCGGGGCAGCCCGTCGTCGTGTGCGCGGAGCCCGCGCGGCTGCGCGCGCTCGACGAGCGTTTGTGGACGTTCTCGCCGCTCGATTTCATTCCGCATTGCGCGGTCGACAACGCGCATGCGGCGAGCACGCCGATCGTGCTGACCGCGGATCTCGAGCGCGCGCCGCATCACGGAATCCTGCTGAACCTGGGCGCGCAGGTGCCGGCGCAGTTCGCGCGCTTCGAGCGCCTGCTCGAGGTGGTCGGCAACGCGCCCGACGAGCTCGCGGCCGGCCGCGACCGGTACCGGTTCTACCGCGACCGTGGTTACGCGCTCAACAATCACAAGCAGGGCGGCTAG
- a CDS encoding DUF2486 family protein — MVEANESSIPVLTDVLVPGNPALARSSVAERADSGEPAAGTRAHEVHEAREADKFDADDVAAPVARDAALAPVGSPSAPMRAESSFMPAPDPLAAELPTAYAASVTYADELPAAHPAPDLEPPAALASSVPEVAQAAPSFAADLEARQIAERLKGRMTRYLAGEGRDLIEARCRDALHDHAGWLVGQIAREVALALETEVAGWVTEEVGAALARRNAPTQRDSG, encoded by the coding sequence GTGGTCGAAGCCAACGAATCGTCGATCCCCGTGCTGACCGACGTGCTCGTGCCCGGCAATCCGGCGCTCGCGCGGTCGTCCGTCGCGGAGCGTGCGGACTCGGGCGAGCCCGCCGCCGGGACTCGGGCCCATGAGGTCCACGAGGCCCGCGAGGCCGACAAGTTCGATGCGGACGATGTGGCGGCTCCCGTGGCGCGCGATGCGGCGCTTGCGCCCGTCGGTTCGCCGAGCGCGCCGATGCGCGCGGAGTCGTCGTTCATGCCCGCGCCCGATCCGCTCGCGGCCGAACTGCCGACCGCCTACGCGGCGAGCGTGACGTACGCGGACGAGTTGCCCGCCGCGCATCCGGCGCCGGATCTCGAGCCGCCTGCCGCGCTGGCGTCGTCGGTGCCCGAGGTCGCGCAGGCCGCGCCGTCGTTCGCCGCGGACCTCGAAGCGCGGCAGATCGCCGAGCGGCTGAAGGGCCGCATGACCCGCTATCTGGCGGGAGAGGGCCGCGATCTCATCGAGGCGCGTTGTCGTGACGCGCTGCACGACCATGCGGGCTGGCTTGTCGGCCAGATCGCGCGCGAGGTCGCGCTCGCGCTCGAGACGGAGGTTGCCGGCTGGGTGACGGAGGAAGTCGGCGCGGCGCTCGCGCGCCGCAACGCGCCCACGCAGCGCGATAGCGGATAA
- a CDS encoding c-type cytochrome, with product MNRTTLRLMAIALVAAAANARAQQADGLALAQRKNCMACHAIDKTLMGPSFHAIADKYAARGDAAAYLAQTIVKGSVGVWGNVPMPANTQLTSAEAGTLAHWILSRK from the coding sequence ATGAACAGAACGACTTTGCGCCTGATGGCAATCGCGCTCGTTGCCGCGGCCGCAAACGCGCGCGCGCAACAGGCCGACGGCCTCGCGCTTGCGCAACGAAAGAACTGCATGGCCTGCCATGCGATCGACAAGACGTTGATGGGGCCGTCATTCCACGCGATCGCCGACAAATACGCGGCGCGCGGCGATGCCGCCGCCTATCTCGCGCAGACGATCGTCAAAGGCAGCGTCGGCGTGTGGGGCAACGTGCCGATGCCCGCGAACACGCAATTGACGAGCGCCGAAGCCGGCACGCTCGCGCACTGGATTCTGTCGCGCAAATAA
- the ilvD gene encoding dihydroxy-acid dehydratase, translating to MSYNRRSKNITQGVARSPNRSMYYALGYQKDDFDKPMIGVANGHSTITPCNAGLQRLVDAAVSAVKQADANPQTFGTPTISDGMSMGTEGMKYSLVSREVIADCIETCVQGQWMDGVVVVGGCDKNMPGGMIALARINVPGIYVYGGTIRPGHWKGKDLTIVSAFEAVGEFTAGRMSQEDFEGVEKNACPTTGSCGGMYTANTMSSSFEALGMSLLYSSTMANPDQEKVDSAAESARVLVEAVKKDLKPRDIITKQAIENAVSVIMATGGSTNAVLHYLAIAHAAEIDWSIEDFERIRKRVPVICDLKPSGQYVATDLHAAGGIPQVMKLLLDAGLLHGDCMTITGRTIAEELKDVPSVPRADQKVIYPIDQALYKEGHLAILKGNLAEDGAVAKITGLKNPVITGPARVFDDEQSALAAILDDKIRAGDVVVLRYLGPQGGPGMPEMLAPTSAIIGKGLGESVGLITDGRFSGGTWGMVVGHVAPEAFVGGTIALVQEGDSITIDAHKLLLQLNVDDAELARRRAAWKQPAPRYTRGVLAKYAALARPANKGAVTG from the coding sequence CCGCCGCTCGAAGAACATCACGCAAGGCGTGGCCCGTTCGCCGAACCGCTCGATGTATTACGCGCTCGGCTATCAGAAGGACGATTTCGACAAACCGATGATCGGCGTCGCGAACGGCCACTCGACGATCACGCCGTGCAACGCGGGCCTGCAGCGCCTCGTCGACGCGGCCGTTTCCGCGGTCAAGCAGGCGGACGCGAATCCGCAGACGTTCGGCACGCCGACGATCTCCGACGGCATGTCGATGGGCACCGAAGGGATGAAGTACTCGCTCGTGTCGCGCGAGGTGATCGCCGATTGCATCGAGACCTGCGTGCAGGGCCAATGGATGGACGGCGTCGTCGTCGTGGGCGGCTGCGACAAGAACATGCCGGGCGGCATGATCGCGCTCGCGCGCATCAACGTGCCGGGCATCTACGTGTACGGCGGCACGATTCGCCCGGGTCACTGGAAAGGCAAGGATCTGACGATCGTGTCGGCGTTCGAGGCGGTCGGCGAGTTCACCGCGGGGCGCATGTCGCAGGAGGATTTCGAAGGGGTCGAAAAGAACGCGTGCCCGACGACGGGCTCATGCGGCGGCATGTACACCGCGAACACGATGAGCTCGTCGTTCGAGGCGCTCGGCATGTCGCTGCTGTACTCGTCGACGATGGCCAATCCCGATCAGGAGAAGGTCGATTCGGCGGCCGAGTCGGCGCGCGTGCTCGTGGAGGCGGTGAAGAAGGATCTGAAGCCGCGCGACATCATCACGAAGCAGGCAATCGAGAACGCGGTGTCGGTGATCATGGCCACGGGCGGCTCGACGAACGCGGTGCTCCACTATCTGGCGATCGCGCACGCGGCCGAGATCGACTGGTCGATCGAAGACTTCGAGCGCATCCGCAAACGCGTGCCGGTGATCTGCGACCTGAAACCCTCGGGCCAGTACGTCGCCACCGACCTGCACGCGGCGGGCGGCATTCCGCAAGTGATGAAGCTGCTGCTCGACGCGGGCCTGCTGCACGGCGATTGCATGACGATCACGGGCCGCACGATCGCCGAGGAGCTGAAGGACGTGCCGAGCGTGCCGCGCGCCGACCAGAAGGTGATCTACCCGATCGACCAGGCGCTGTACAAGGAAGGCCACCTCGCGATCCTGAAGGGCAACCTCGCCGAGGACGGCGCGGTCGCGAAGATCACCGGCCTGAAGAACCCGGTCATCACCGGCCCGGCGCGCGTGTTCGACGACGAGCAGAGCGCGCTCGCCGCGATCCTCGACGACAAGATCCGTGCGGGCGACGTCGTCGTGCTGCGCTACCTCGGCCCGCAGGGCGGCCCGGGTATGCCGGAGATGCTCGCACCGACGTCGGCGATCATCGGCAAGGGCCTCGGCGAATCGGTCGGCCTCATCACGGACGGCCGCTTCTCGGGCGGCACGTGGGGGATGGTGGTCGGCCACGTCGCGCCGGAAGCGTTCGTCGGCGGCACGATCGCGCTCGTGCAGGAAGGCGATTCAATCACGATCGACGCGCACAAGCTGCTGCTGCAGCTGAACGTCGACGACGCCGAGCTGGCGCGCCGCCGCGCCGCGTGGAAGCAGCCGGCGCCGCGCTACACGCGCGGGGTGCTCGCGAAATATGCGGCGCTCGCCCGCCCGGCGAACAAGGGCGCGGTGACGGGCTGA